ACGATGGCCCGCGTCATGGCCTCCACCTGGGCCTGCTCCTGGGGGCCGAGCGCGGGCAGGCGCTTCAGCGTCCGCTGAAGCTCGCGCTCGCGGATGGCGTCGGCCTTCGCCTGGATGGCGGAGATGACGGGGACAAGCTCCTGGGAGCGCCACCAGCGGAGGAACCGGTCCGTTTCCTGCTCCACGATGGTCTCCACCTTCTGGATTTCGTCCTCCCGCCCGCGGAGGTTGGCCTCGGCCACCGTGCGGAGGTCGTCTATGTTGTACAGATGCACGCCCGGAAGCGAGCCGGCGCGGGGGTCAATGTCACGCGGCATGGCGATGTCCACGAGAAGCAGCGGGCGTTCCGCCCGCCGGGCCATGGCCTCGGCCACCGCCTCCTCCGTGAGCACGTAGCCGTGCGCGCCCGTGGAACTGATGACGATGTCCGCCTCAATGAGCGCCTGGGGCACGCTTTCCCAGGACACCGCCTGGCCGTCCAGCTCCTGGGCCAGCTCCACCGCCTTCTCCGGCGTGCGGTTGGCGACGATGAGCCGGGCCGCGCCCAGGTCGCGCAGCGTTCGGGCCGTTATCTTTCCCGCGCCGCCCGCGGACAGGACCAGCACGACGCGTGAGTCAAGGCTGCCCCAGATGCGCCGCGCCATTTCCACCGCTGCAAAGCTCACCGACGTCGCGTTCCTGCCGATGGCGGTCTCCTCCCGCGCGCGGCGTCCCACGCGGAGGGCATGGTGAAACAGGCGCGAGATGGGCTGGGACACCATGTGGGCGTCGCCGGAGACCTCCAGCGCGCGACGGACCTGCCCCAGCACCTGCGCCTCGCCCACGATCAGCGAGTCAACTCCCGCCGCCACGCGGGACAGGTGCATCACGGTCTCCTCGTCCTCGTAGGAGTAGAGGTAGTGCGCGAACTCCGCGGCGGGCAGCCGGTGGTGCTCGGCCAGGTATTTGACCAGTGTCCGCGAGGTATTCTCGGAGCTGTCGCCGACGGCATAGACCTCGGTGCGGTTGCAGGTGGAGAGGATGGCGCCCGCGCGGACGTAGCGGCCCAGGAACGCCAGGGCGTCCTTGAGGCTCTCCCCGGGGACGGCGAGTCGCTCCCGGACGTCCACCGGAGCGCTCTTGTGGCTAATCCCGACAACGACCAGTTTCACGGCGTATCTCCAATCGGGCCGGGCCGCGCGGAGGTCACCAGACGCCTCCGTTCCCCTTCCCGAAGCAAGTCTTGCAGCAAGTGGTCTCTGGCCTCGTCCAGCCTCTTCTGGCGCACAAGCTCCAGAAGACTGTCGTTGAGGCACTCCCGCCATCGCTCCGGCGACGCCCGCCTGCCCCGCGCACGAAGCGCCTTGCGCGCGTCAGCCACCACGTGGGCCAGGCTGGCGTACTCAGGCCCCACGACGCGCTCCAGCTTCTCCCGTATATGACGCGCCAGGGCGGGGCCAACGCCGCCCGTGGATATGGCCAGCGTAATCTCGCCGCGACGCACGATGGACGGCGCAATGAACGAGCACAGGGGGGAAACGTCAACCACGTTCACGAAGATACCGCGCTCCTCCGCCTCACGCTGGACGGCCTGGTTGACCACGGTGTCGTCCGTGGCGGCGATCGCCAGCCATGCCCCCGCCAGGTCGCCCGCCTGGTAGGCGCGGCGCCGGAGTTCCAGCGATAGCTCAACAGCAAGGCGTTGGAGCGTGGGCGTCACGGCAGGGCTGATGAGCGTGAGCCGCGCGCCGCACTCCCTGAGGGCGAGCACTTTTCGCTCCGCGATGTCGCCTCCGCCGATGACGACGCACCGGCGGTCCTGCAGGTTCAGAAAGACGGGGTAGTAGCTTGGCATGTCTGGCCCGCGACCTCTCCCACGCTACATGAAGTACTTGACGCGAGTCTTCTTCCACTCGCGCACGCTGAACAGCATGGCGTAGTCCGTGATGCCGGTCTTCTGGCTGATATGCAAGGCTATCTCCTCGCAGCGCTGCCTGGTCACGGCGTGGACCATGGTGAAGTGCGAGTAGAGCCAGTCCGGGTACGTGGGACGCTGGTAGCAGTGGCTGACCTGGGGGAAGGAGGCCATGATCTTGCCGATCTCCTCGCCCTTCTCCTTCGGCACCTTCCAGACCACCATCACGTTGGCCTTGAATCCGGCGCGCCGATGGTGCAGCACCGCGCTGAAGCGCCGCATAATCTTCCGGTCTATGAGCTCCCGCGCCTTCGCCAGCAGTTGGGCCTCGGTGACGCCCAGGCGCTCGGCCATGCCCTTGAAGGGCCGGTGCTCCGCGGGAAGGTCGCCCTGCAGCTCGCGTATGCAGGCGATGTCGAAGTCGGTCAGAGGAAGGGGGGACTGCCAGCCCTCGACGGCGCTGGGGCTGTAGTCGAAAGCGGATGTCTCCTCCGCCATCATGTCGAAGTTGACGCCCACCTTGAAGAAATGGATGGTGGGCAGGATGCGGTAGGCCTCGGCGCCCGACTTGCGGGCCAGTTCCTCCACTGCCTGCTCGATTGTCTCGGCGGGCGGCACGGCGAGGGTGAACCAGAGGTTGTACTCATGCGTCCGCTCGTAGTTGTGGCTGACGCCCGGGTGCGCGTTGATGACGCGGGCGCCTTCCGGCAGCCGCTCCGGGCGGAAGCGCATGGCCACCAGGGAGCTTTTGTAGCCCAGGCGACGGGTGTCGAAGATGGCGCTCATCTGCCGGAGCACATGCTTGCTCCGCAGGTCAGTGAGGCGCTTGAGCACCTCTTCTTCGGAGGCGCCCGCCTGCTCGGCGATTGCCATGTAGGGGGTCTCTATCAGGGGGATGGACGTCTGGACGACGTTCAGGATCTTCCGGTCAAGCAGGTCTATGTCCGCAGCGGTATCCGTAGTCACGCACGCACCTCGTAGCTGACTGTTACTTGTTGACTGGCTGGAGTTGGGGGCGCAGGACTTTCTCGTAGGACTCCGCCACGGCGAGGAGCACTATGTCCGCCAGGCCGTAGATGTCGCGCCATGCCTCCGCCACCTCATCCGGCGAGTGGTGGTTCCCCGTGGCCTGCAGGGTAGCGTCGGTCAGGGAGCGG
The sequence above is a segment of the Dehalococcoidia bacterium genome. Coding sequences within it:
- a CDS encoding bifunctional precorrin-2 dehydrogenase/sirohydrochlorin ferrochelatase, which gives rise to MPSYYPVFLNLQDRRCVVIGGGDIAERKVLALRECGARLTLISPAVTPTLQRLAVELSLELRRRAYQAGDLAGAWLAIAATDDTVVNQAVQREAEERGIFVNVVDVSPLCSFIAPSIVRRGEITLAISTGGVGPALARHIREKLERVVGPEYASLAHVVADARKALRARGRRASPERWRECLNDSLLELVRQKRLDEARDHLLQDLLREGERRRLVTSARPGPIGDTP
- a CDS encoding Lrp/AsnC family transcriptional regulator — protein: MTTDTAADIDLLDRKILNVVQTSIPLIETPYMAIAEQAGASEEEVLKRLTDLRSKHVLRQMSAIFDTRRLGYKSSLVAMRFRPERLPEGARVINAHPGVSHNYERTHEYNLWFTLAVPPAETIEQAVEELARKSGAEAYRILPTIHFFKVGVNFDMMAEETSAFDYSPSAVEGWQSPLPLTDFDIACIRELQGDLPAEHRPFKGMAERLGVTEAQLLAKARELIDRKIMRRFSAVLHHRRAGFKANVMVVWKVPKEKGEEIGKIMASFPQVSHCYQRPTYPDWLYSHFTMVHAVTRQRCEEIALHISQKTGITDYAMLFSVREWKKTRVKYFM
- the hemA gene encoding glutamyl-tRNA reductase; this encodes MKLVVVGISHKSAPVDVRERLAVPGESLKDALAFLGRYVRAGAILSTCNRTEVYAVGDSSENTSRTLVKYLAEHHRLPAAEFAHYLYSYEDEETVMHLSRVAAGVDSLIVGEAQVLGQVRRALEVSGDAHMVSQPISRLFHHALRVGRRAREETAIGRNATSVSFAAVEMARRIWGSLDSRVVLVLSAGGAGKITARTLRDLGAARLIVANRTPEKAVELAQELDGQAVSWESVPQALIEADIVISSTGAHGYVLTEEAVAEAMARRAERPLLLVDIAMPRDIDPRAGSLPGVHLYNIDDLRTVAEANLRGREDEIQKVETIVEQETDRFLRWWRSQELVPVISAIQAKADAIRERELQRTLKRLPALGPQEQAQVEAMTRAIVSKLLHDPIATLKEQGQQDGYARTARALFKLDEPPVP